A window of the Henckelia pumila isolate YLH828 chromosome 3, ASM3356847v2, whole genome shotgun sequence genome harbors these coding sequences:
- the LOC140892893 gene encoding WAT1-related protein At5g64700-like isoform X1, with the protein MEGKKPYLAVVLIQMIYAGYFLLTKLAFDVGMNTCVFVFYRQAAASLFLVPITIIFERKSAPPLSFSLTIKIFLLSLIGITMSLNIVGVALKYTSASLGAASSNTLPVITFFLAVLLRMENIKLRTIGGIMKFGGLSLCIAGVATIAFFKGPLLKLLVHHHLISSRIREMRRGEDPAADTWIKGVFLMMLSNVTWALWLLLQGRLLKGCPSKLLLTTLQCLLSTIQSFLVALVFARDLNQWKLGFNVQLLSIFYCGAVVTGVTFYLQAWVIEKKGPIFLVMTTPLIMIFTITISAFVYGEIISFGSVLGAILLVGGLYCVLWGKMREDDIAKGECNSKVDAEKASCVAN; encoded by the exons ATGGAGGGAAAGAAGCCATATTTGGCAGTTGTGTTGATACAAATGATATACGCAGGCTATTTCTTGCTCACAAAACTTGCTTTTGATGTTGGTATGAACACCTGTGTGTTTGTCTTCTACAGACAAGCGGCTGCTTCCCTTTTCTTAGTTCCCATCACCATTATCTTTGAGAG GAAAAGTGCTCCACCTCTATCTTTTTCCCTGACGATCAAGATATTCCTACTTTCACTGATTGG GATCACGATGAGCTTAAACATTGTTGGTGTAGCTTTGAAATATACATCCGCATCTTTGGGAGCTGCTTCTTCAAATACTCTTCCTGTTATTACTTTCTTTCTTGCTGTTTTATTAAG GATGGAAAACATAAAACTAAGGACAATTGGTGGGATAATGAAATTTGGAGGACTAAGTCTATGCATTGCCGGAGTAGCGACTATTGCTTTCTTCAAAGGGCCTCTCTTGAAACTACTGGTGCACCATCACTTGATCAGTAGTCGCATTCGTGAAATGCGACGAGGCGAAGATCCTGCCGCTGATACTTGGATTAAAGGTGTCTTCCTCATGATGCTTTCCAATGTAACCTGGGCATTATGGCTGTTATTACAG ggAAGATTACTAAAAGGGTGTCCTTCGAAGCTGTTGCTGACAACTCTGCAGTGCTTGTTGAGCACAATACAGTCATTCCTTGTGGCACTTGTTTTCGCAAGAGATCTAAATCAATGGAAACTCGGATTCAACGTGCAGCTTCTATCGATATTCTATTGT GGAGCAGTGGTGACTGGCGTTACATTCTACTTGCAAGCATGGGTTATAGAGAAGAAAGGTCCTATCTTCCTAGTCATGACTACTCCTTTGATCATGATCTTTACTATCACTATATCCGCGTTTGTGTATGGAGAAATCATCAGTTTTGGAAG TGTGTTGGGAGCAATTCTGCTGGTTGGAGGGCTTTACTGTGTGTTATGGGGAAAGATGAGGGAAGATGATATCGCAAAAGGAGAATGCAATTCAAAAGTTGATGCGGAAAAGGCATCATGTGTAGCTAATTAG
- the LOC140892893 gene encoding WAT1-related protein At5g64700-like isoform X2, producing MEGKKPYLAVVLIQMIYAGYFLLTKLAFDVGMNTCVFVFYRQAAASLFLVPITIIFERKSAPPLSFSLTIKIFLLSLIGMENIKLRTIGGIMKFGGLSLCIAGVATIAFFKGPLLKLLVHHHLISSRIREMRRGEDPAADTWIKGVFLMMLSNVTWALWLLLQGRLLKGCPSKLLLTTLQCLLSTIQSFLVALVFARDLNQWKLGFNVQLLSIFYCGAVVTGVTFYLQAWVIEKKGPIFLVMTTPLIMIFTITISAFVYGEIISFGSVLGAILLVGGLYCVLWGKMREDDIAKGECNSKVDAEKASCVAN from the exons ATGGAGGGAAAGAAGCCATATTTGGCAGTTGTGTTGATACAAATGATATACGCAGGCTATTTCTTGCTCACAAAACTTGCTTTTGATGTTGGTATGAACACCTGTGTGTTTGTCTTCTACAGACAAGCGGCTGCTTCCCTTTTCTTAGTTCCCATCACCATTATCTTTGAGAG GAAAAGTGCTCCACCTCTATCTTTTTCCCTGACGATCAAGATATTCCTACTTTCACTGATTGG GATGGAAAACATAAAACTAAGGACAATTGGTGGGATAATGAAATTTGGAGGACTAAGTCTATGCATTGCCGGAGTAGCGACTATTGCTTTCTTCAAAGGGCCTCTCTTGAAACTACTGGTGCACCATCACTTGATCAGTAGTCGCATTCGTGAAATGCGACGAGGCGAAGATCCTGCCGCTGATACTTGGATTAAAGGTGTCTTCCTCATGATGCTTTCCAATGTAACCTGGGCATTATGGCTGTTATTACAG ggAAGATTACTAAAAGGGTGTCCTTCGAAGCTGTTGCTGACAACTCTGCAGTGCTTGTTGAGCACAATACAGTCATTCCTTGTGGCACTTGTTTTCGCAAGAGATCTAAATCAATGGAAACTCGGATTCAACGTGCAGCTTCTATCGATATTCTATTGT GGAGCAGTGGTGACTGGCGTTACATTCTACTTGCAAGCATGGGTTATAGAGAAGAAAGGTCCTATCTTCCTAGTCATGACTACTCCTTTGATCATGATCTTTACTATCACTATATCCGCGTTTGTGTATGGAGAAATCATCAGTTTTGGAAG TGTGTTGGGAGCAATTCTGCTGGTTGGAGGGCTTTACTGTGTGTTATGGGGAAAGATGAGGGAAGATGATATCGCAAAAGGAGAATGCAATTCAAAAGTTGATGCGGAAAAGGCATCATGTGTAGCTAATTAG